A segment of the Coffea arabica cultivar ET-39 chromosome 8c, Coffea Arabica ET-39 HiFi, whole genome shotgun sequence genome:
TCTAAGTCAGTTAACCCATCCTAGATTCTCTAATCAATccttcaaaccaagatattaatcaatttcaacaaataatcttaccagctatattttcttgttaaaccaTAAGACCACACAGCAGCCAATAAAATTTCAACAGTTGAATAAATTCAATATTAAATTGCAACAAACCGAAAAAAAGTAACATAAATTTCCAACAACCATATCTCCCTCGATTTTGAGTTCAAAACGTAATCCATATTtaaaagcaacaaaaaaaaggCCGTAAAAACCCCAAAAAACAAAGCAATCATTTTTTAGTTCAAATTTGCTACAAAACTCGTTGGCCATCACAAAATTAAAAAAGCTaaatttgtaattaaaaaaatgCTCTTACTAGCCCAAAAAGAAATGAAACGTGagaacaaaatcagaaaaagggTTCTGAAATTTACTTACAGAAAGAGGGAGATGAGAGGGATTGGAGTTTGAGGGGTGAGGAACTTGAGGGACATTTTGAAGGGACTTAAAGCTGGGGAAAATTGGAAATTGGGCAGTGGATTTGTTGAGTAAATTAGGAGAAATGTGGAGGGTCCGTATGGAAATTGAGGCGGGATTTCGGGGCTTTGCTGAGTAATGCAGTGCCGAAGCCAGTGACCGGAGCTTTGAGCACCATCTTTGCATCGTCGTCTCTCAGGCCTCACTGTGTGCCCGTGAGTGTCTTCTACTGTGTGTTTTTCTTGGGGCTTTCTGCTGGGGttttgtggttgaattggggGTTTCTTCAATGGACCCACCTAAAACAAGTGGAGACTGGGGAGGCTAATTGATCAGAATAtagacgaaaaaaaaaaaggtcagaCAACTACGGTTCTGACATGGGGTTTGTATAAATTTATGGGTGCCGGGCTGTGTCAGTCCGGCACCTAacacaccaaattttttttaaaaatttttttgatcaaGAGTGCCGGGCTGACAGCTTTTGAAAAAAAACTTCATTGTCAGGTGCCGGCCTGTATCAGCCCGGTACCTGACAGCTTTTTAAAACTAATTCAATTTTCTGTCTTCTAATTCAATTGTTAAGAAGCCGCAGAGTTTTTGTATTTATGAGATGTCGACTAATAAGTGGTGCTTCTTAGCTGGTGGAATCTCACCTTAACATCCCATGGCTACGCATCAAAAAAAAAGCCGTGGCTAGCCACGgacaaaaaaacaaaagctGCAATGGATTATTTAGTTGAATTAGTTTAATGATAAAATTAGTTTGAGTAGTTTAATTAGTTGTTTAATGGATTAATTAAATTAGTTTAACTAAAATTGATGTATTTAGCATAACTTAAGTAT
Coding sequences within it:
- the LOC113706444 gene encoding uncharacterized protein isoform X2, with amino-acid sequence MQRWCSKLRSLASALHYSAKPRNPASISIRTLHISPNLLNKSTAQFPIFPSFKSLQNVPQVPHPSNSNPSHLPLSFFQVRHITAKQRKRKLKSRQPLTPITSKVKKIKMKCYSSFKGRFRVMKDGQIRRWKEGKRHNAHLKSYCNH